A genomic segment from Diospyros lotus cultivar Yz01 chromosome 5, ASM1463336v1, whole genome shotgun sequence encodes:
- the LOC127802099 gene encoding LOB domain-containing protein 18-like: MTLLFEVQARIQDPVYGYVSQILALQQQVSDLQAYRALLPDSLFAHYSSHPQPDPNPNWSPDLPIIPENASLPSFLEATSLPYLDNTSGSQMPFRDDIDELGPVVFGNHRRH, encoded by the coding sequence ATGACACTCTTATTTGAAGTTCAAGCCCGGATTCAGGACCCTGTCTATGGTTATGTATCCCAGATTCTTGCCCTTCAACAACAAGTTAGTGATctgcaagcttatcgagctctATTGCCGGATTCACTATTCGCACACTATTCTTCACATCCCCAACCTGATCCAAACCCAAACTGGAGCCCAGATCTTCCTATCATTCCAGAAAATGCCTCGCTCCCTAGTTTTCTTGAGGCTACTTCTTTACCTTACCTTGATAACACTAGCGGTAGTCAGATGCCATTCCGGGACGACATCGATGAGTTAGGACCCGTCGTGTTTGGCAACCATCGTCGTCACTAA